TGTCTCATCACATATGAAGGCATCCGCGAAGCGGCGGTCGTTGGCATGGAGCACGAAGTGTGGGGAGAAACGGTCGTCGCTTTTGTCGTAGTGAACGAAGAAACTAGTTTTGAACGAGAGGCATTGATTATGCATTGCAAAGCAACACTCGCCTCCTATAAAGTCCCGAAAAAAATCATCGTCTTGCCGGAGCTGCCGAAAACACACGTCGGTAAGATTGATAGTGGGAGTTTGGGCAAAATGCTACTGAACTAACAGGTGTCTCGTAAGCCAATTTGGGCTTGGAGACGCCTATTTTATTTGGTACTATGGGATTAGCAACTAACAGAAATTTATATATAATATAAAAATACAGTAGGGCCGGGGGAATGTCACATGAAAAAGGGAATTACGCTTCATTGTCGCAAGGAAATTTTATCGCTTACCAAAAAGCTTGTAGGCATTGAAAGCATTGTCAATACAGATGGGGAAAAGGATATCGCCAAATTCATTTACGAGTATTTGGATTCTCATCCGTATTTTTCGGAGAACCGTTCGCAACTCGTCATGGAACAAACGATCAATGATGAAAAAGAACGTTATAACGTCCTCGCTTTCGTGAAAGGAACAAAGGGAGAAAGCGATCGAACCGTCGTTTTGATGGGGCATATCGATACGGTCGGAGTCGACGATTTCGGTAAACAGCGTAATTTAGCTTTTACCCCGGATGATTGGATGGACAATTTATCGAATGAGAGCATTTCGGAACAAGCACAACAACAATTGGAATCGGGCGATTGGCTTTTCGGCCGCGGGGTCCTAGACATGAAAAGCGGTCTTGCGAGCAATATGTATTTACTCACCTATTATGCGGAACATCCGGAACAACTCGACGGCAACCTCGTCTTCATCGCGGAATGCGATGAGGAGGATAGTTCCCATGGCATTTTATCTGCTTTGAAAACGTTGAAAAAGTGGAAGGATGAACACGGATTCACTTATGTAGCAGCCGTGAATAGCGATTTTGTCGCGCCTGCCTATGATGGTGATGAAAATCGTTATGTATATAAGGGGACGGTCGGAAAGCTATTGCCATCCTTTTTTATTACAGGTGAGGAGGCCCACGTCGGATCGGCGTTTGATGGCCTTGACCCGAATTTCGTCGCTGCCGAGTTAACGAAGCAAATCAATTACAATCCGGATTTGAGTGACACAGCTTTAGGGGAATCGACAATGCCGCCGGTTTCATTGAAACAAGCTGATCTAAAACCGTCTTATACTGTACAAACGGCATTATCGGCGTATGTGTACTATAACTTCTTCGTCCACTCCTGGTCGCCGGAGAAGGTACTTGATTTATTGAAAGAACAAGCAACGATCGCTTTCACGAATGCCCTCACATCATTTGAAGAACGATATCAAACCTATTGCCAGATGAGTAATCAGCCATATCGCCCGATTTCTTGGAAACCGAGAGTTTTCACATATAGTGAAATGCAGGAATTGCTAACACGTACACATGGGGAACAATATGAAAACCATATGAAAGATTTCAAAGAGGAGTTAGAACGAGATGAATCGCTCGATCCTCGAATGCTTGCTGCTCGAATCGTTGAGGAAGCATGGAAGTTCATGCCGGATAAAAGCCCAGCAATCATCGTCTTTTATTCCTCATTGTATTCCCCTCGCGTCGCATTGACAGGGGATACAGATGATGAACAAAAACTATTGCAAGCATTGGATCATGCAATTGAAGCGCTGCAGCCGGAGTACAACTATCCGATCGTTGCAAAAAACTTCTTCCCACATATATCCGATATGAGCTTTGTCGCCATGAGTGATCGTATGGATGAAATTGATTATATGGTGGAAAATACGCCTTCTTGGGGCAAGAAGCTTCATGTCGCATATGAAGATGTCCACGCCTTGAATATTCCGGTTATCAACATAGGCCCGTACGGTATGGACGGCCATAAAAAACTTGAGCGGATGGAAATGACGTATTCATTGGAAATCGTCCCGAATCTGACGAATCATGTGATTCAGGAAGTGTTAAAGTAAGCATGAGTGATGGCGAGCGACCTTACAGGTTGCCGCCATTTTTTCATTTCCAATAATACGGATGTTTTTCCCGCTTCCACTCAACTTTTTTCGGCCACAGCCGATAGAAAGAGTAATGGGATTTTCAAAGACAGGGAGGCTGGGAAGATGGTTGGACGCATTGGAATAGCGAACGGCACGCAGCAAATGAGCGCGAAAGTGGAAAGCGCAACACCGGACAGGGGAGTCGCGGTGACGGAAGTGCAGGCAATCTCAGTACAAAACCAACAGCAATCAGGGGAAGAACGTCAACTGCCCGTTGAAAAAGCGCATCAGATGACCGATAGTATGAATAAGTTCCTGGAAAGCGTGAACACGCAATTACGGTTCAAATTGCATAATGAATTAAAGGAATACTACGTGACAATCGTCGACTCGAAAACAGACGAAGTGGTCCGAGAGATTCCTTCGAAAAAACTGATGGATGTATACGCAGCCATGAAGGAGTTTGTCGGATTGCTCATCGACCGGAAAATTTGAGGAGGTACCTAGCATATGCGAATTAGCGGATTAGCAACAGGGATGGACACGGAACAGATCATCAAAGACATGATGAACGCCCACCGTATTCCAATAAATAAAATTACACAGAAGAAGCAATACCTAGAATGGCAGTTGGATGATTATCGGGCAGTGAATAGGCAATTGTTTGATTTTAGTCAGAACATCTTTGATAACATGATTCTATCTAAGAACTTCAATCAGAAGAATGTCACGATATCAGCTCCTGATGATGTTGCTATTAAAAATATAAGTTCAACAAGTGATTTTTCGGGAACAATTGAAATTCACCAGCTTGCTAAAAATGCCACTTTGCAAGGCAGGGAGATTAAAAAGGCTTCAGATGAAAAATATACGACTGAAGAAATACAAGCACTAAAAATTTCAGAGTTATCGAAAGTCCCTTCCGATTTTACAATTACAGTTACAGCACCGGGTATGAATGAACCCAAAACTCTTACCTTTACTGCAGATGACACAATTGGCAATGTTATAAAGAAAATTAATGAGGAAACAGGTATTAGTGCGTTTTATGATGAATTTACCGGAACAATCGCCACGTCCGCTAAAAATGGTGGTTCGGATAAATTGCAAATAACAGGAGGATTAGCCGTAGCGCTTGAAATAAATGGCGAGTCTACAAACGGACAAAATGCTATATTTACTTTCAACGGGTTGAAAACGGAACGTTCATCAAATACTTTTCAGATTAATGGTTTTGAATTAACGCTTAAGCAAGTCACGTCCCCATTAAATGCCGATGGAACGGTTGCGACAGGTGGAAAGGTTGTTTCATTCAACTCATCACCTGATACAGAAAAAATCTTCGAAAACGTCGTCAAGTTTATTGATGATTACAATAAACTAATCGAAGATCTGAACAAACAGATTCGCGAGCCGAAACATCGTTCATTCCAACCTCTTTCAGACGAACAGAAAAAAGAAATGAAAGAGAAAGAAATTGAGCTTTGGGAAGAAAAAGCGAAAAGCGGTACATTGCGTAATGACTCTACTATCTCAAGTTTGTTGACACAAATGCGTACGGCGCTTTCCGGTTCTATTGATAAACAATCTTTGAGCAGTATTGGTATCTCGACGTCTAATAACTATTTGGACCATGGAAAGTTAATTATCGATGAAGATAAATTGAAACAGGCCATTTCAGAAGATCCGGGTAATGTGCATAAGTTATTCTCATTTGATGCCGGCAAGGATGCAAGTAAAACTGAGCACGGTTTCGCACGCCAACTTCGGACAATCGTTGACGATGCACAAAAATCCATCGCAAAACGGGCAGGAAAAGTCGGTGACGTGAACGATACATTTACACTAGGTAAAAACTTGAACGACATGAACAAGCAAATCGAACGTTTCGAAGACCGCTTGCGCATGACCGAAGACCGACTGTGGAAACAATTCACCGCAATGGAACGTGCAATTCAACGTTCAAACATGCAATCCGCAAGCCTCATGAACGCATTTGGCGGCGGAATGTAAGAATTAAATGTTGTCCAATGACTTTTGATAACTGAGGGCAAGCAGTATTTTTCTTGCTCGTAAAAAGTGGTTTCTAGAAAATCGCCAGAAAAGGCGACACTCCTGCGGGAAAGCGAGACAGCTGAGACCCTGCAGGAAGAGCCGTTACGAAGGACGGCTTTTGCGACCAAAAGCAAAGCGTTGGGAGCAGCTGTCTAATTTCTGCAAAGGACACAGAAATTAGACAAATCGAACCCTTCGTTGTTCGATTGGCTCAGCGCTCGCCCGCGGAAAGGGAGCCGTTCTGGCGATTTTCGTTCTTACCGGACAACCATAAAAAGGAGAAATTCAACCAATGGCAATTAATAATCCATATGCAACGTATCAAAACAATACTGTGAACACATCGACGCCTGGCGAATTGACGCTCATGCTCTATAACGGATGCTTGAAATTCATTCTACAGGCAAAAAAAGCATTGGAACAAGGAAACATCGAAGAGAAAAATACAGCGACGCAAAAAGCACAAGCGATTGTGTCCGAGCTCATGATCACGTTGGACATGTCCGTACCCGTTTCCGAAAACATGATGGTGCTCTATGATTTCGTCAACAACCGCCTTATCGAAGGAAATATTAAAAACGACATCGCGCTATACGACGAAGCGGCAGGAATTATTACGGAGTTTCGCGATACGTGGAAACAAGTGATTCAAATCAATCGCACGAAGCAGTACGCGAACACGGACGAAATATGATACGGCCGGCGATGATCCGGTGGCAGGAAACGGCGCAGCAGCTGTTGTCCGCGACTAGCCGCACCGAAGAAGAGCATCGGGATGCCGTCATCGATGAAATTAATCGGCTGCTTGATGAAAGGGATGCCTTGCAGACGGAAATCGTCGCACCTTTCACTCCAGAAGAAGAGGAATTAGGCAAGGAGCTCGTCGCACTCGAAAAAGAAGTCGCCGAGGCCCTTGCCTCCTATACGAAATTGATCCGCTCGGACATTACCGCTGCCCAGTCGAAGAAAGAACACGTGAAAAGCTACGTCAATCCTTATGGCAAAGTGGCGCGAGACGGGACGTTCTACGATACGAAACAATAATTGACCAATCAGGAAGACCTGGTTGGTTTTTTCATGACCGACTTAATTTGAAATCATATTGTTATATATTTACATAAGTTGTTATCCGTTTGGAGGTCTTTAAATGAATATTAATCAGTTAATGAAACAGGATTGGTTGCAGAAAAATCGCATTATGATCATAGGATTTGGGATTGCAGGAGGTCTAGGGTTAATTGCGCAGCTTATTCAACAATCACCGCTCGCCATCATCCTTTCAGTCGCCGTACCGTTTACGATTGCGCTTCTATTTTATCTATTCAGTGTGAAATGGGACAGGCTTTCCCCTTTCGTTCCTTATGTTTTGCTCTTATCGAATTTCGTAATTGCGCTCGGTGTCATTTATTTCTCGGAAGCGAATTTAGGAACCATTGGGATTATCGTGCTCATTTTAGCTCTCTCCGCAATCCATGGGAAAATGTTGATCATGGGGTTCGGGTTATTGCTAGGCATCATCGCACTCCTCTTGAATAATTTTAATTTCGTAGAACCTGAACTTGTTAACGCGAGCGGAAGTAATCTGCTCTTGTTATTCTTCCTCGCTGGAATCGTTTTGTTTTTAGTCGTCCGGCAAAATGCCAAGGTATTTTTACAAGTGGAAGAGTTGATGGCGTTGACGGAAGCGAAAGTGCAAGAAGAAGAGCGGTTGAAAACTAAAATGGAAAATGCATTCGAGACAATCACCGGATACTTGGCACGTCTGCAGGAAAGTTCCGTATCATCCTCTGCCTCCCAACGAGAAATGCTCGTGGCAATCAATGAAGTGAGCATTGGCAGTCAGCATCAGGCTGATCATATTTCGGACATCGCCGACGAGGCGGAACGTACGAATGATGTTGTCAACAGTGTATCCATCGGGTTTGAAAGCATCGTCACCGAGTCGCATAATGCAGGTGAGCAAGCGGAAATCGGTGCTGCGAACATGTCAGACTTGAAAAGGAATATGGAGCTATTCTCGGATTCTTTCAAAGAGCTCAATGAAACGTTCCAAGCGTTATCGGCAAAAATTACAGAGACGAATGAATTTGCAACGTCCATTCAAGCAATTACGAACCAGACGAATTTATTGGCGCTGAATGCTTCGATTGAGGCAGCCCGTGCAGGAGAATTTGGTAAAGGGTTTGCGGTCGTTGCCGAGGAAATCCGGAAACTCGCGGGCATGACAGATCAGACATTGCATAAGATCAACCAGAACTTGCGTGATGTGAATGAATACAACGATTTGGCAGTAATGAAAATGGAGGAGGGAATCGAACAGCTGACGGTCCAGTCGACGGTTGCGGAAGAATCCGTGCAGTCCTTCAATTCCCTTTACACGGCAATGGATACGTTGAAAGAAAATCTGACGTCGTTCATAGACGAGTTCCAGACAATTGCTCAGAATAGCGAAAAGATCCAGCAACGGACGATGGATTTTGCGTCAATCGTACAGCAGAGCACTGCAGCAACTGAAGAATTGAATGCGACATTG
The genomic region above belongs to Sporosarcina sp. Marseille-Q4943 and contains:
- the fliS gene encoding flagellar export chaperone FliS; protein product: MAINNPYATYQNNTVNTSTPGELTLMLYNGCLKFILQAKKALEQGNIEEKNTATQKAQAIVSELMITLDMSVPVSENMMVLYDFVNNRLIEGNIKNDIALYDEAAGIITEFRDTWKQVIQINRTKQYANTDEI
- a CDS encoding flagellar hook-associated protein 2, which encodes MRISGLATGMDTEQIIKDMMNAHRIPINKITQKKQYLEWQLDDYRAVNRQLFDFSQNIFDNMILSKNFNQKNVTISAPDDVAIKNISSTSDFSGTIEIHQLAKNATLQGREIKKASDEKYTTEEIQALKISELSKVPSDFTITVTAPGMNEPKTLTFTADDTIGNVIKKINEETGISAFYDEFTGTIATSAKNGGSDKLQITGGLAVALEINGESTNGQNAIFTFNGLKTERSSNTFQINGFELTLKQVTSPLNADGTVATGGKVVSFNSSPDTEKIFENVVKFIDDYNKLIEDLNKQIREPKHRSFQPLSDEQKKEMKEKEIELWEEKAKSGTLRNDSTISSLLTQMRTALSGSIDKQSLSSIGISTSNNYLDHGKLIIDEDKLKQAISEDPGNVHKLFSFDAGKDASKTEHGFARQLRTIVDDAQKSIAKRAGKVGDVNDTFTLGKNLNDMNKQIERFEDRLRMTEDRLWKQFTAMERAIQRSNMQSASLMNAFGGGM
- the flaG gene encoding flagellar protein FlaG, yielding MVGRIGIANGTQQMSAKVESATPDRGVAVTEVQAISVQNQQQSGEERQLPVEKAHQMTDSMNKFLESVNTQLRFKLHNELKEYYVTIVDSKTDEVVREIPSKKLMDVYAAMKEFVGLLIDRKI
- a CDS encoding M20/M25/M40 family metallo-hydrolase; translated protein: MKKGITLHCRKEILSLTKKLVGIESIVNTDGEKDIAKFIYEYLDSHPYFSENRSQLVMEQTINDEKERYNVLAFVKGTKGESDRTVVLMGHIDTVGVDDFGKQRNLAFTPDDWMDNLSNESISEQAQQQLESGDWLFGRGVLDMKSGLASNMYLLTYYAEHPEQLDGNLVFIAECDEEDSSHGILSALKTLKKWKDEHGFTYVAAVNSDFVAPAYDGDENRYVYKGTVGKLLPSFFITGEEAHVGSAFDGLDPNFVAAELTKQINYNPDLSDTALGESTMPPVSLKQADLKPSYTVQTALSAYVYYNFFVHSWSPEKVLDLLKEQATIAFTNALTSFEERYQTYCQMSNQPYRPISWKPRVFTYSEMQELLTRTHGEQYENHMKDFKEELERDESLDPRMLAARIVEEAWKFMPDKSPAIIVFYSSLYSPRVALTGDTDDEQKLLQALDHAIEALQPEYNYPIVAKNFFPHISDMSFVAMSDRMDEIDYMVENTPSWGKKLHVAYEDVHALNIPVINIGPYGMDGHKKLERMEMTYSLEIVPNLTNHVIQEVLK
- a CDS encoding methyl-accepting chemotaxis protein, producing the protein MNINQLMKQDWLQKNRIMIIGFGIAGGLGLIAQLIQQSPLAIILSVAVPFTIALLFYLFSVKWDRLSPFVPYVLLLSNFVIALGVIYFSEANLGTIGIIVLILALSAIHGKMLIMGFGLLLGIIALLLNNFNFVEPELVNASGSNLLLLFFLAGIVLFLVVRQNAKVFLQVEELMALTEAKVQEEERLKTKMENAFETITGYLARLQESSVSSSASQREMLVAINEVSIGSQHQADHISDIADEAERTNDVVNSVSIGFESIVTESHNAGEQAEIGAANMSDLKRNMELFSDSFKELNETFQALSAKITETNEFATSIQAITNQTNLLALNASIEAARAGEFGKGFAVVAEEIRKLAGMTDQTLHKINQNLRDVNEYNDLAVMKMEEGIEQLTVQSTVAEESVQSFNSLYTAMDTLKENLTSFIDEFQTIAQNSEKIQQRTMDFASIVQQSTAATEELNATLTEAVNEQQQMATYIQKTHDEAIRLKE